A genomic window from Nicotiana sylvestris chromosome 11, ASM39365v2, whole genome shotgun sequence includes:
- the LOC138881410 gene encoding uncharacterized protein, which yields MDMDLAGEKRLLQLNELDEFRLHAYENAKLYKEKTKRWHDKHIQPREFEPGQEVLWFNLRLKLFPGKLKSHWADPFVVVSVRPHGAVELRDTSSSGTFLVNVQRIKHYWVGDIAHHKTSVDLADA from the coding sequence ATGGATATGGACTTAGCTGGTGAGAAGAGGTTGCTGCAACTCAACGAGCTGGATGAGTTTCGCTTGCACGCATATGAAAATGCCAaattatataaagaaaagactaagaggtggcatgacaagcacatccaACCTCGAGAGTTTGAGCCGGGTCAGGAAGTTCTCTGGTTCAATTTGAGGTTGAAGCTTTTCCCCGGAAAGCTTAAGTCTCATTGGGCAGATCCTTTTGTTGTGGTAAGTGTGAGGCCTCATGGAGCTGTGGAACTGCGTGATACAAGCTCAAGTGGTACCTTCTTGGTAAATGTCCAGAGAATAAAACATTATTGGGTTGGTGACATTGCACATCACAAGACCTCGGTGGACTTGGCCGATGCTTAA
- the LOC138881412 gene encoding uncharacterized protein, translated as MDTFNGNHFNLDVGLISLQLIPHIEASIRYKIKECIISVHQKYGCTIIKRKAYLGRKRAFEIIYSYWDKSFASLSRYMAALKHFNPGIVVEWKHERSVGISEYIFIYVFWAFKPAIDGFVHFRLVISIDSTYVYEKCDIKLLNDVAIDANGQIFPLAFTIYANESQETWTLSLNHLKQPVVKHHSGICLIYDRHGGILSFVEHLPEWHEPYAYHCYCARHLKANFKKKYPNKDLHDLIWMAAIDPQ; from the coding sequence atggacacattcaatggaAATCACTTCAACTTAGATGTTGGCTTGATTTCTCTTCAACTGATTCCTCACattgaagcgtccataaggtacaagatcaaagagtgtattaTATCCGTCCACCAGAAATATGGGTGTACTATTatcaaaagaaaggcatatctcgggcgcaaacgtgcatttgaaattatttatagttactgggataagtcatttgcatccctctccaggtacatggccgcattGAAACACTTTAACCCTGGGattgttgttgaatggaagcatGAGCGGAGTGTAGGAATATCGGAATATATATTCATATACGTGTTCTGGGCATTTAAACCAGcgattgatggttttgtgcatttcCGTCTGGTAATTTCCATAGACAGTACTTATGTCTATGAAAAGTGTGATATTAAGTTGTTGAATGACGTTGCAATAGatgccaatggacaaatatttccactagcttttacCATTTATGCCAATGAAAGCCAAGAGACGTGGACGCTAtctttgaaccacttgaagcaacCCGTTGTCAAACAccattcaggtatttgtctaatatatGATCGGCATGGTGGTATATTAAGTTTTGTAGAGCATTTGCCTGAATGGCATgaaccctatgcataccactgttactgtgcgaggcacctgaaggccaatttcaaAAAGAAATATCCCAACAAGGACTTGCATGATTTAATATGGATGGCTGCAATTGATCCCCAGTAG
- the LOC138881411 gene encoding uncharacterized protein, whose translation MGQLVTNQNARPAGALPSDTEKNPQVNAVTLRNRRELEEVPKKRKDKPIPEGKLIPKVTHESKNKDTIPKPVEASRPPPPFPQRLQKKNDDRMFSKFLFMLRHVQLNIPLVDVLREIPKYVKYIKDIVAHKRRLNEFETVALTEECTSRIQNKLPQKLKDPDSFTIPVRIGNIDVGRALCDLGASINLMPLSLFKQLGLGAPRPTTVMLQLADRSTTHHEGVIEDVLLQIGKYIFPADFIILDYEADELVPIISGRPLLATGDAIIKVRDGKMILRVDDEEAVFNIYKANQLPRHYEELSMISVVEADEQILDTSGIHPFEPLNRPDRPPSKPSIEEAPKLELKPLPPHLQYAYLGDSDTLHEEKLLRMPREHKRALGWAMSDIKGISPAFCMHKILMEDGHKPSVEQQRRLNPIMKEVVRKEVIKWLDADMKRQTWLLEKDVPCKFDDACLKAFEEMKGRLCTDQLIRRCVPQKEMNAILHDCRASPYGGHYGGDRTAQKVLQSGFYLPKLFKDAHAFVKKCDRCQRTGTITKKHEMPLQNILVVELFDVWGIDFMGPFLYSNGHRYILVAVDYVSKWVEAISLPTNDAKVVVNFVKKHIFTRFGTPRVLISGGGTYFCNKLLNNVLVKYGVKHKFFTAYHPK comes from the exons ATGGGGCAGTTAGTAACAAATCAAAATGCTAGACCTGCAGGCGCTCTCCCCAGTGATACAGAGAAGAACCCTCAAGTGAATGCAGTTACACTCAGAAACAGGAGGGAACTAGAGGAAGtgccaaagaaaagaaaagacaagcCCATACCTGAGGGGAAGTTGATTCCTAAGGTGACACACGAATCAAAGAATAAGGATACAATTCCAAAGCCAGTAGAGGCTtcaaggccaccaccacctttccCCCAGAGATTGCAAaaaaagaatgatgatcgcatgttcaGCAAATTCCTCTTTATGTTGAGACATGTTCAATTAAATATTCCACTGGTGGATGTACTTCGTGAAATTCCAAAGTATGttaagtacataaaagatatagtGGCTCACAAAAGAAGATTGAATGAATTTGagacagttgcacttactgaggagtgcacttcaaggaTCCAAAACAAgctccctcaaaagcttaaggatcctgACAGCTTCACCATCCCTGTGCGaattggtaatattgatgtgggtCGTGCTCTTTGTGATTTGGGGGCGAGCATAAATCTGATGCCCTTATCTTTGTTCAAGCAATTGGGTCTGGGAGCTCCAAGACCAACTACTGTGATGTTGCAGCTGGCTGATAGGTCGACAACACACCATGAgggggtgattgaagatgtgttgcTGCAAATTGGGAAATATATCTTCCCTGCAGACTTCATTATCCTAGATTATGAGGCTGATGAACTAGTTCCAATCATATCGGGGCGACCTCTCTTGGCTACTGGTGATGCAATTATTAAAGTGAGAGATGGAAAAATGATTTTGAGGGTGGATGACGAGGAAGCAGTCTTTAATATCTACAAAGCAAACCAACTTCCCCGCCACTATGAGGAGCTCTCAATGATATCTGTTGTTGAGGCAGATGAGCAAATTCTTGACACGAGT GGGATACACCCCTTTGAGCCCCTGAATAGGCCAGATAGGCCTCCTTCAAAGCCGTCAATTGAGGAGGCTCCAAAATTGGAGCTAAAACCCCTGCCTCCTCACCTTCAATATGCTTATTTGGGTGATTCTGACACTTTACAT GAAGAGAAGCTGTTGAGAATGCCACGTGAGCACAAGCGAGCACTTGGGTGGGCAATGTCTGACATAAAGGGCattagtccagctttttgcatgcataaaatcctCATGGAAGACGGACACAAGCCAAGTGTAGAGCAACAACGGCGACTAAATCCaatcatgaaagaggtggtaagaaaagaagtgattaagtggctTGATGCAG ATATGAAGAGACAAACCTG gcttcttgagaaagatgtcCCCTGCAAGTTTGATGATGCCTGTCTGAAAGCATTTGAGGAGATGAAGGGAAG GTTATGCACAGATCAGTTGATACGAAGATGTGTTCCTCAGAAAGAGATGAATGCAATACTGCATGACTGTCGCGCTTCGCCATACGGAGGACATTACGGTGGAGATAGAACCGCCCAGAAAGTTCTACAATCAGGTTTCTATTTGCCAAAATTATTTAAGGATGCACATGCCTTTGTTAAAAAGTGTGACAGATGCCAAAGAACTGGAACAATCACaaagaagcacgagatgcctcTGCAAAATATTCTGGTAGTGGagctttttgatgtttgggggattgatttcatgggaccgTTCCTATACTCTAATGGTCACAGGTACATCTTGGTGGCGGTCGACTAtgtttctaagtgggtggaagccaTTTCTcttcccactaatgatgcaaaggtTGTGGTAAACTTTGTAAAGAAGCATAtcttcacacgctttggaactcctAGAGTGCTGATAAGCGGCGGAGGAACTTACTTCTGCAACAAATTGCTGAATAATGTTCTTGTAAAGTATGGAGTTAAGCACAAGTTTTTCACTGCCTATCACCCCAAAtga